A window of Campylobacter concisus contains these coding sequences:
- a CDS encoding acetyltransferase, with protein sequence MKSKDMTSGIYIVGTGGFASEVAEYILDNDEYKINGYFDIKEDDYKKYKYVAPFLGDEQNYNFSKGDNVTIAISDHKLRNKIYMFLKNKGVNFPNIVHRSSFISKSSFVGEGSLICPFVSITSNASIGKNFQANIYSYVAHDCIIGSNVTFAPSVKCNGNVIIEDDVYIGTGAIIHQGKHNRPLRIGRGVVIAAGSVVTKSIEAGKTVFGNPAIEFTKENIKRRS encoded by the coding sequence ATGAAAAGTAAAGATATGACATCAGGGATTTATATAGTAGGGACAGGCGGATTTGCAAGTGAGGTTGCTGAGTATATTCTAGATAATGACGAATATAAAATTAATGGATATTTTGATATTAAAGAAGATGATTATAAAAAATATAAATATGTAGCACCATTTTTGGGAGATGAACAAAACTACAATTTTTCTAAGGGAGATAATGTAACTATTGCTATTTCCGACCATAAGCTAAGGAATAAAATATATATGTTTTTGAAAAACAAAGGAGTTAATTTTCCAAACATTGTTCACAGAAGTTCATTTATATCAAAGTCTTCTTTTGTGGGTGAGGGCTCCTTAATATGTCCATTTGTATCTATAACATCAAACGCCAGTATAGGCAAAAATTTTCAAGCAAATATTTATAGCTATGTGGCACACGACTGCATAATAGGAAGTAATGTTACATTTGCTCCATCCGTTAAATGTAATGGAAATGTAATAATCGAAGATGATGTATATATTGGAACCGGAGCGATTATTCATCAGGGTAAACACAATAGACCATTAAGGATTGGAAGAGGCGTTGTGATTGCGGCCGGCTCAGTGGTAACAAAAAGTATCGAAGCCGGAAAGACTGTATTTGGAAATCCAGCTATTGAATTTACGAAAGAAAATATAAAAAGGAGAAGCTAG
- a CDS encoding MaoC family dehydratase has protein sequence MANFLNSIPIEEIKIGMKASYSQTITDADIKAFAGISGDRNPVHIDEEYASNSRYKKRIAHGLMTASYFSALFGTKIPGEGCVYVSQTLNFKRPVYVGDTVTATVEVFRVDLEKFRVFFRTICRVKQRIVTDGEAEIYIPKIRN, from the coding sequence GTGGCTAATTTTTTAAATTCAATCCCAATTGAAGAGATTAAAATAGGCATGAAAGCTAGCTATTCTCAAACTATTACAGATGCCGACATTAAAGCGTTCGCAGGTATTAGTGGGGATAGAAATCCAGTACACATAGATGAGGAATATGCTTCTAACTCAAGATATAAAAAAAGAATCGCTCATGGATTAATGACCGCATCTTACTTTTCTGCCCTTTTTGGTACTAAAATTCCAGGGGAAGGTTGTGTTTATGTCTCTCAAACTTTAAATTTTAAAAGACCGGTTTATGTTGGAGATACGGTAACTGCCACTGTTGAGGTCTTTAGAGTTGATCTAGAAAAATTTAGGGTATTTTTTAGAACTATTTGCAGAGTTAAGCAAAGAATTGTTACTGATGGGGAAGCAGAAATATATATTCCCAAAATAAGGAATTAA
- the neuB gene encoding N-acetylneuraminate synthase produces the protein MNKVFIIAEAGVNHNGDINLAKKLIDIAAKAGADAVKFQTFKATLNISKNAQKANYQKQNTDKNESQLDMIKKLELNENIHKELIAYCKQKNITFLSTPFDSDSIKLLDELGLSTFKIPSGEITNLPYLRQIGGLNKKIILSTGMANLGEVEAAIEALVKSGTKRENISLLHTNTQYPTPMEDVNLKAMITLKNAFGLEVGYSDHTLGIEVDIAAVAMGANIIEKHFTLDKSMPGPDHKASLEPDELVAMIKAIRNIELALGDGLKHFSKSESENIKIARKSIVAKCNIKKGEILSEQNICVKRPGDGINPMRWDEVIGQISQKDYKQDDLI, from the coding sequence ATGAATAAAGTGTTTATCATAGCTGAGGCTGGAGTAAATCACAATGGTGATATAAATTTAGCAAAAAAGCTAATCGACATAGCAGCCAAGGCTGGCGCTGATGCGGTAAAATTTCAGACATTTAAAGCTACTCTTAATATTTCAAAAAATGCGCAAAAAGCTAACTATCAAAAACAAAATACTGATAAAAACGAGAGTCAGCTTGATATGATAAAAAAACTAGAGTTAAATGAAAATATACACAAGGAGCTCATTGCCTACTGCAAACAAAAAAATATCACATTTCTCTCAACTCCTTTTGATAGCGACAGCATAAAGCTTCTTGATGAGCTTGGGCTTAGTACATTTAAGATCCCAAGCGGTGAGATAACAAATTTACCTTATCTTAGGCAAATAGGTGGTCTTAATAAGAAGATCATTCTCTCGACCGGAATGGCAAATTTAGGCGAGGTGGAAGCCGCGATAGAAGCACTTGTAAAAAGTGGTACGAAACGTGAAAACATAAGCCTTCTACATACAAATACGCAGTATCCAACGCCAATGGAGGATGTAAATTTAAAGGCGATGATAACTCTTAAAAATGCCTTTGGGCTTGAGGTTGGATATAGCGATCATACGCTTGGCATCGAGGTTGATATCGCAGCGGTTGCCATGGGCGCAAATATCATAGAAAAGCACTTTACGCTTGATAAGAGCATGCCTGGACCTGATCATAAGGCTAGCCTTGAGCCAGATGAGCTAGTGGCGATGATTAAAGCCATTAGAAATATCGAGCTAGCACTTGGAGATGGGCTTAAGCATTTTAGTAAAAGTGAGAGCGAAAATATAAAAATAGCTAGAAAATCGATCGTAGCAAAGTGTAATATAAAAAAAGGCGAAATTCTTAGCGAACAAAATATATGTGTGAAACGCCCAGGAGATGGCATAAATCCTATGAGATGGGATGAAGTAATTGGACAAATTTCACAAAAAGATTACAAGCAAGACGATCTGATATGA
- the neuC gene encoding UDP-N-acetylglucosamine 2-epimerase — MRKICVVTSTRAEYGLLYWLLKEIEADSELELQLIVTGMHLSPEFGLTYKEIEKEFKIDKKIEILGSSHSKLDICTEMAKVYEKFAPAFSELKPDVLVLLGDRYEIFGVAGVASIMQIPIAHIHGGETTQGAFDEAFRHSITKMSHIHFAATREYANRIIQLGEEPSRVFNVGGPGIENIKKLNLLNKDEFEKSINFKLAKKNILITFHPATLENGSAKNQFSELLKAIDELKDTNFIFTKANSDTDGDVINKMIDGYVNQNSQKAVAFASLGQLRYLSAIRFVDIVLGNSSSGLSEAPSFKKATINIGDRQKGRARASSVIDVRPVKEEILAAITKAYSKEFEQILQNTINPYDSGSPSKKMLKILKEIELDDILKKKFYDIGLK, encoded by the coding sequence ATGAGAAAAATTTGTGTAGTGACAAGTACTAGAGCCGAATATGGTCTGCTTTACTGGCTCTTAAAAGAGATTGAGGCAGATAGCGAGCTTGAGCTTCAGCTTATTGTCACTGGCATGCATCTAAGTCCTGAGTTTGGACTCACATACAAAGAGATTGAAAAAGAATTTAAGATAGATAAAAAGATAGAAATTTTAGGCTCTTCGCACTCAAAGCTTGATATATGTACTGAAATGGCAAAGGTTTATGAGAAATTTGCCCCAGCTTTTAGCGAACTTAAGCCAGATGTATTGGTACTTCTTGGTGATAGATATGAGATATTTGGCGTAGCTGGAGTGGCTAGCATCATGCAAATACCAATAGCACACATACATGGTGGGGAAACTACTCAAGGGGCATTTGATGAGGCTTTTAGACACAGCATAACAAAGATGAGCCATATTCATTTTGCAGCTACAAGAGAGTATGCAAACCGCATAATCCAGCTAGGAGAAGAGCCTAGCAGGGTTTTTAATGTCGGTGGGCCTGGCATTGAAAATATAAAAAAGCTAAATTTACTAAATAAAGATGAGTTTGAAAAATCTATAAATTTTAAACTTGCTAAAAAAAATATACTAATCACATTTCATCCGGCAACGCTTGAAAATGGCAGTGCAAAAAATCAATTTAGCGAGCTTTTAAAGGCAATAGATGAGTTAAAAGATACAAATTTTATCTTTACAAAAGCAAATAGTGACACAGATGGTGATGTGATAAATAAAATGATAGATGGGTATGTGAACCAAAACTCACAAAAAGCTGTGGCGTTTGCTTCACTTGGGCAGCTAAGATACCTAAGTGCGATAAGATTTGTTGATATTGTCCTAGGAAATAGCTCAAGTGGTCTTTCAGAAGCCCCAAGCTTTAAAAAGGCCACCATAAATATAGGTGACCGCCAAAAAGGACGCGCTAGAGCTAGCAGTGTGATAGACGTTAGGCCTGTTAAAGAAGAAATTTTAGCTGCTATAACAAAAGCATATTCGAAGGAATTTGAGCAAATTTTACAAAACACAATCAATCCATACGATAGTGGTAGCCCAAGTAAAAAAATGCTAAAAATTTTAAAAGAGATAGAGCTTGATGATATTTTGAAAAAGAAATTTTATGATATAGGTTTAAAATGA
- a CDS encoding nucleotidyltransferase family protein yields the protein MRIVNDIKLSINSTIKDALQTINNGGLQIAIVVDENDSLVGTVTDGDIRRGLLNGLDLNSNINLIVHKSPSTANVGDTKESILKIALAKKLHKIPLIDELGKLVGIEDIEDIIKPISKTNKVILMVGGLGTRLRPLTQDTPKPMLKVGNKPILQTIVEKFAEYGFVNITMCVNFNADIIKDYFGDGKEFGVNIDYILEKKRMGTAGALSLLKERPNEPFFVMNGDLLTNVNFEHIFNYHTLNKATATMCVREYDYEVPYGVVKMNDNKIVEISEKPVQKFFVSAGIYMLSPEILDLIPQDEFYDMPTLFEKAISQGKNVISFPIHEYWIDIGRLEEYQKANEEYAKIF from the coding sequence ATGAGAATAGTAAACGATATAAAGCTAAGCATAAATTCAACCATAAAAGACGCCCTGCAAACAATCAATAATGGCGGGCTCCAAATAGCTATTGTCGTGGATGAAAACGATAGCCTTGTAGGTACAGTAACGGATGGGGATATTAGGCGTGGACTATTAAATGGTCTTGATCTAAATAGCAACATAAATCTTATAGTACACAAGAGTCCAAGTACTGCAAATGTTGGCGACACAAAAGAGTCAATCCTAAAAATAGCACTTGCTAAAAAGCTTCATAAAATCCCACTAATAGATGAACTTGGAAAGCTAGTTGGCATAGAAGATATCGAAGACATTATAAAACCGATCAGCAAAACAAACAAAGTCATTTTAATGGTAGGAGGTCTTGGTACTAGACTTAGACCACTTACGCAAGATACTCCAAAGCCAATGTTAAAGGTCGGAAACAAGCCGATACTTCAAACGATAGTTGAGAAATTTGCGGAGTATGGCTTTGTAAATATCACTATGTGTGTAAATTTTAATGCAGATATCATCAAGGACTATTTTGGTGACGGCAAAGAATTTGGAGTAAACATCGACTATATTTTAGAGAAAAAAAGAATGGGTACGGCAGGTGCATTAAGCCTACTTAAAGAGCGACCGAACGAACCATTTTTTGTAATGAACGGTGATCTTCTTACAAATGTAAATTTCGAGCATATTTTTAACTACCACACGCTAAATAAAGCGACGGCTACAATGTGTGTAAGAGAGTATGACTACGAAGTGCCTTATGGCGTTGTAAAAATGAATGACAACAAGATAGTAGAGATCTCAGAAAAACCGGTGCAGAAATTTTTCGTAAGTGCTGGGATATATATGCTCTCACCTGAAATTTTAGACTTGATACCACAAGATGAGTTTTACGATATGCCGACTCTTTTTGAAAAAGCGATAAGCCAAGGTAAAAATGTAATCTCATTTCCTATACATGAGTATTGGATCGATATAGGCCGATTAGAAGAGTATCAAAAAGCAAATGAAGAATACGCAAAAATATTTTGA
- a CDS encoding Gfo/Idh/MocA family protein yields the protein MKALILGYGSIGKRHCEVLEALPQIDEICLVTSQNVANKICYKSLEEVSNLDKFDYFVIATPTFLHLQNLKFLEEKVKDKIILCEKPLFEKFYDFTPRNNKIFVGYVLRFHPLLQKLKELLKSEKILYINASCGQYLPSWRNEDYTKCYSASKEKGGGVLLDLSHELDYTMWLCGKFKSIKSFQDKISNLQITSDDLCLIFGKTDNNVIANISIDYLSRITHRNVRVECEGSTYELNFIKGTLIKQDINRQIFNMPNLARNEMFLAMHKDILGEQRYVCGFSEGQDAMDAIDQIQRQNNE from the coding sequence ATGAAAGCTCTTATCTTAGGCTATGGTTCGATTGGTAAAAGGCATTGCGAAGTATTAGAAGCTTTACCGCAGATAGATGAAATCTGCCTCGTTACTAGCCAAAATGTAGCCAATAAAATTTGTTACAAAAGTTTAGAAGAAGTCTCAAATTTAGATAAGTTTGACTACTTTGTCATAGCAACTCCCACATTTTTACACCTGCAAAATTTAAAATTTTTAGAAGAGAAAGTAAAAGATAAAATAATACTTTGTGAAAAGCCTTTGTTTGAGAAATTTTACGATTTTACGCCAAGAAACAACAAAATTTTTGTAGGCTACGTGCTTAGATTTCATCCACTTTTACAAAAACTCAAAGAGCTTTTGAAAAGTGAAAAAATTTTGTACATAAACGCTAGTTGTGGACAGTATCTACCAAGCTGGAGAAATGAAGACTATACAAAATGTTATAGTGCTAGCAAAGAAAAAGGCGGTGGGGTTTTGCTAGATCTTAGTCATGAGTTAGACTATACCATGTGGCTGTGTGGCAAATTTAAGAGCATAAAAAGCTTTCAAGATAAAATCTCAAATTTGCAGATAACAAGCGATGATTTATGTTTGATCTTTGGCAAAACAGATAATAATGTAATAGCCAATATAAGCATTGATTATCTAAGCCGCATAACACATAGAAACGTGCGAGTGGAGTGCGAAGGCTCAACTTATGAGCTTAATTTCATAAAAGGTACTCTCATAAAACAAGATATCAATAGGCAAATTTTTAACATGCCAAATTTGGCAAGAAATGAGATGTTTTTAGCTATGCATAAAGATATCCTGGGTGAACAAAGATACGTTTGTGGCTTTAGCGAAGGACAAGATGCTATGGACGCAATAGATCAAATTCAAAGGCAAAATAATGAGTAA
- a CDS encoding cytidylyltransferase domain-containing protein, with the protein MSNVLCTICARGGSKGVKGKNVRELCGKPLIAYTIEQAKESNLFEHIVISTDSDLIAETAVKYGAEVFFKRDAAMASDTAGKLDVIKDAFLKSEQHYAQKFDYEIDLDATAPLRDVSDIINAYKQFLGDENDNLITAMPSRRSPYFNLVEIYSDGHVGLAKTLSKAIVRRQDAPKTYDMNASIYIWKREALLNNDTLFLPKTGLYVMSEDRSIDIDCELDFKFVEFLMKEKNANR; encoded by the coding sequence ATGAGTAATGTTTTATGTACAATATGTGCGAGAGGCGGTAGTAAGGGCGTAAAGGGGAAAAATGTACGTGAGCTTTGTGGAAAACCACTTATTGCTTACACCATAGAGCAAGCCAAAGAGTCAAATTTATTTGAACATATAGTAATTAGTACTGATAGCGATTTGATCGCAGAAACGGCAGTAAAATACGGTGCAGAAGTATTTTTTAAAAGAGATGCTGCTATGGCCAGCGACACAGCTGGAAAGCTTGATGTGATAAAAGATGCTTTTTTAAAAAGCGAACAACATTACGCACAAAAATTTGATTACGAGATCGATCTTGATGCAACAGCTCCACTTCGTGATGTAAGCGATATCATAAACGCTTACAAGCAGTTTCTAGGAGATGAAAATGACAATCTAATAACCGCAATGCCAAGCAGAAGAAGCCCATACTTTAACTTGGTTGAAATTTATTCTGACGGACATGTGGGGCTTGCAAAAACTTTATCAAAAGCCATTGTAAGACGACAAGATGCACCAAAGACTTATGATATGAACGCTTCTATCTATATCTGGAAACGTGAAGCCCTGCTAAATAACGATACATTGTTTTTGCCAAAAACTGGGCTTTATGTGATGAGTGAGGACAGATCAATCGATATAGATTGTGAACTGGATTTTAAATTTGTAGAGTTTTTAATGAAGGAAAAAAATGCTAACAGATAA
- a CDS encoding oxidoreductase translates to MLTDKVIVVTGGAGRIGSAFIRAITSQNGVGVIAEVDTKRANLLKDEIKTSNKAAKIEVLQIDISDVNSVNEAINFLYSKYGRIDALVNNAYPKNKNYGKKFFEIDMNDFNAFLNLHLGGYFNISQNFIKYFLEQGYGNIINVSSIQGIGAPAFETYEGTNMHSPVEYTVVKHGLLGMTKYMAKMFKKDNIRVNAISPGGILDGQPEPFLSQYKKRCGVKGMLNANDICGALIYLLSDVSKYVNGQNIVVDDGFSL, encoded by the coding sequence ATGCTAACAGATAAAGTCATAGTAGTAACAGGAGGAGCTGGTAGGATAGGAAGTGCTTTCATAAGAGCCATCACTAGTCAAAACGGAGTTGGAGTAATAGCAGAAGTCGACACAAAAAGAGCAAATTTACTAAAAGATGAAATAAAAACCTCAAACAAAGCGGCAAAAATCGAAGTTTTACAAATTGATATCAGTGACGTAAATTCTGTTAATGAAGCCATAAATTTCTTATACTCAAAATATGGTCGCATAGACGCACTGGTAAATAATGCCTATCCAAAAAACAAAAATTACGGTAAGAAATTTTTTGAGATAGATATGAATGATTTCAATGCCTTCTTAAATTTACACCTTGGTGGATACTTTAATATCTCACAAAATTTTATAAAATACTTTTTGGAGCAAGGCTACGGCAATATCATAAATGTCTCATCTATACAAGGTATCGGAGCGCCTGCTTTTGAGACTTACGAGGGAACAAATATGCACTCTCCTGTCGAATATACAGTAGTAAAACATGGCCTTCTTGGCATGACAAAATACATGGCAAAGATGTTTAAAAAAGACAATATCCGCGTAAACGCTATAAGTCCTGGAGGAATTTTAGATGGGCAGCCTGAGCCATTTTTAAGCCAATATAAAAAAAGATGTGGTGTGAAGGGAATGCTCAATGCAAATGATATTTGCGGTGCTTTAATCTATTTACTAAGCGATGTATCAAAATATGTAAATGGACAAAATATTGTAGTTGACGATGGATTTAGTTTATAA
- a CDS encoding flagellin B: protein MSFRINTNVNALNTHANAVSNNTDLSKSLNKLSSGLRIQTAADDASGLSIADSLRSQASALGQAIANGNDAIGIIQVADKAMDEQLKILDTIKTKATQSAQDGQTTQSRQALQADIVRLMEELDNIGNTTSFNGQQLLNGTFSNKEFQIGAYSNQTVKASIGATTSDKIGLTRFESSKLLTGMGAVNLKFLNVDGVNDVGVTGATISTGIGKGLGALAENINKVADKTGVRATADVTWKASAAIAGGLIQSLTINGVKIGDLEVKANDSNGALVNAINSVKDQTGVEASVDAETGKMVLTSRDGRAIVATGKDISKGLGGKGKAAAGTSLTAGFVGRLNLVRLDGRDIKLNGGGLTKLSIAFSTGGGAQQSVSLRDVRGQIDKNLATAMGFQRMSAALSVAQSAGVMTLRGAMAVMSIAESAQKTLDQVRSDLGSVQNQLQATVNNITVTQVNVKSAESQIRDVDFASESANFSKHNILAQSGAYAMSQANSVQQNVMKLLQ from the coding sequence ATGAGTTTTCGTATTAACACAAACGTAAACGCACTTAACACACACGCTAACGCAGTTAGCAACAACACTGACCTATCTAAGTCACTTAACAAACTTAGCTCAGGTCTTAGGATTCAAACAGCTGCAGACGATGCTTCAGGTCTATCTATTGCAGATAGCTTAAGAAGTCAAGCTTCAGCTTTAGGTCAAGCTATTGCAAACGGTAATGATGCTATTGGTATCATTCAAGTTGCCGATAAAGCTATGGACGAGCAGCTAAAAATTCTTGATACTATCAAGACAAAAGCTACTCAATCAGCTCAAGACGGCCAAACAACTCAATCACGCCAAGCATTGCAAGCTGATATCGTTCGTCTAATGGAAGAGCTTGACAATATCGGTAACACTACTTCATTTAACGGTCAGCAACTACTAAACGGAACATTCTCTAATAAAGAATTCCAAATAGGTGCTTACTCAAACCAAACTGTTAAAGCAAGTATTGGTGCGACTACATCTGATAAGATTGGCCTTACACGTTTTGAGAGTTCAAAACTTCTTACAGGTATGGGCGCAGTAAATCTTAAATTCTTAAACGTTGATGGTGTAAATGATGTCGGCGTTACAGGTGCTACCATCTCAACAGGTATCGGTAAAGGTCTTGGTGCTCTAGCTGAAAATATCAACAAAGTTGCTGATAAAACTGGTGTTAGAGCTACAGCTGATGTTACTTGGAAAGCTAGTGCAGCTATCGCTGGTGGTTTAATTCAGTCTTTAACAATCAACGGTGTTAAAATTGGCGACCTAGAAGTTAAAGCAAATGACTCAAATGGTGCACTTGTAAATGCTATCAACTCTGTAAAAGATCAAACTGGTGTTGAAGCTTCTGTTGATGCTGAAACTGGCAAAATGGTACTAACAAGCCGTGACGGCCGTGCTATTGTTGCAACAGGTAAAGATATCTCAAAAGGTCTTGGCGGTAAAGGTAAAGCAGCAGCTGGTACATCTTTAACAGCTGGCTTTGTAGGTAGATTAAATCTAGTTCGTCTTGATGGTAGAGATATTAAACTAAATGGTGGGGGTCTTACTAAACTATCAATAGCATTCTCTACTGGTGGTGGTGCTCAACAATCAGTATCTCTAAGAGATGTAAGAGGACAAATAGATAAAAACCTAGCAACTGCTATGGGCTTCCAAAGAATGAGTGCTGCTTTATCAGTAGCTCAATCTGCTGGTGTTATGACACTTCGTGGTGCGATGGCTGTTATGAGTATCGCTGAGTCTGCTCAAAAAACACTTGATCAAGTTCGTTCAGACCTTGGTTCAGTTCAAAACCAACTTCAAGCTACAGTTAACAACATAACTGTAACTCAAGTTAACGTAAAATCAGCAGAATCTCAAATTAGAGATGTTGATTTTGCTAGCGAGTCTGCTAACTTCTCAAAACATAATATCCTAGCTCAATCAGGTGCTTATGCTATGAGTCAAGCAAACAGCGTACAACAAAACGTAATGAAGCTACTACAGTAG